A genomic stretch from Caulobacter sp. FWC2 includes:
- a CDS encoding ice nucleation protein, with amino-acid sequence MSISSLSAAQISNLSVTAIQGLSTTDIQSLNGSQIAAISATGIGALADTQVAALSTTQVKALTTTQIPKFATSVVFDVTQLTQLSTNQVSALTSTQLAALDTSHIASLGSTQIGALSATNFSGLVGTQIAALSQDQIKGVSVVQAKSLSVGDIGELVGTQIAALGVDRVAALSTTNVSALDATQMGSVTTTQVAGLTAAQIKGLTTTDVGEMSTTQVGALSAAQLGALTTGAFSALAATQMAVLTATQLKGVTNDQIKAMTGTDIGELSSTQVGGLSAGQLGALTTGQAATLSTDQIAILASTQIAALSTSALSALDATQVGGLNENQIKGLTVQQMSALSVSDVGELSSTQVGYLSATQLGALTTGAFSALDATQVAALSTSQIKGLTANQLKALTTTDIGELTTTQIGSLATSQLAAITSTNISALADTQVAALTTTQIKGLTADQLKGLSVTDVGELSTTQVEALLPSQVGSLTAAAFSALADTQVARLNSSQIAGISATQIRGMTVTDIGELSSTQIGGLTSAQLGVLATTQAQALTTTQIGGLTSTQLGAVSTTNLTLMDATQLGALSTTQLKGLTAQQVGALTVTNVGNLADTQIGGLSSTQLGAISTTSFSSLNATQVALINETQIKGLTANQIKALTTTDVGELSTTQVASLTTAQLGAMSTTNLSALNANQMAALTETQVKGLTADQLKNLTTTDIGELTTTQVKALSADQIKNLSTAAVSAMVDTQVAVLSSTQVRGLSAAQLQAMTASDIAELADTQIGALATSQLSALNLTNVKSLSTAQLGQLTATQVGSLSATNFAALDATQVGSLTESQVKGLTSAQLAALTASDIGELATTQISALSAAQVGSLTATAFTALNANQTAALTTTQMKGITASQLKALSTTDIGDLADTQIGALTATQLGSMTSTGFSALSATQMAQISTGQIKGLTADQLKNLTVTDIGELSTTQVSALTADQIKNLSAASISALVDTQIAILVNTQIQALNTTQLKGLSVSDIDELSATQVGALSAAQLTALASTQVQELSTTQLGALTGTQVGAITATNFSLLDATQMGSLTSTQLKGLTTAQVAALTTTNVAALADTQVQALSASQLGAMAATSFSALNSAQVALINETQIKGLTTAQVKGLSVTDIGELNTTQLSALSTVQIGALSATNFSALADTQVAALTATQMKGLTATQIGGLSLTDVGELSATQIGALGADQIKNLAPANLSALDATQTAALTATQMKGLTNTQIAGLNVTDIGELNETQIGALSTGQISALNVADLSTTQISGLSASVIGALGATKFAAWDATQVSALNDTQIKGLTASQLVALSSTDIAEFSTTQVKALTPTQLGALSVTGFSALDATQVGVLSTTQIKGVSASQLKALTISDVGELSTTQVNALSAAQVGALTATGFSALDANQMAALTTTQIKGLTADQLKALTTTDVGELLTTQIQALSADQVKNLSAASISALADTQVAVLANTQIQALSATQLKGLSVTDIDELSSTQIGALSALQIGALADTQVHELSTTQLSGLTASQVGALSNTAFLALDGTQVQSLTATQIKGLTATQLKALDSVNTYEFSTAVANLSTSQIGSLTTTTLNALDSTQVAALTTTQMAGLTGTQANGLSGGFLYYIDATQAGSLSTNLLSALSANLLESLDETKTQAFTATQLKALTVSQMGAVSGNLLNELTGTQLSNLTTAQIGAINATNIASLDATAMQSLTTSQIGAIKKEAISNFANQFYNYLQASQIPGLTTAQIGALPQGILATFNETKLAALSSSQVGALSATNLKALNPTQTAALTTTQVKGLAATQISGMGLDATELSETAIGALSGTQLSGFEFTALNNLDATHFAAITSTQVKGLTATQIKGLAPIGALPLLSETQIQGLSALQVGAFSTTSFSQLEPTQFAALNATQIKGIAPSQLQSLTVFDIDKFSTTQIQALTADQLKQLSATNISALSSTQVGALVNTQLQALNTTQLKGLSVTDIDELSATQIGQLAAAQITALVPSQLQELSTTQIGGLTSTQLGAISATNVSLMSDTQLGALTTTQIKGLTAQQMGGLTTGNIAALADTQVEALSSTQLGGMTPTGFSSLNVTQMAKLSPVQLKGLTAAQVKGLTVTDIGELSTTQVSALSAAQIGALTATAFSALVDTQVAALTTTQIKGLTADQLKGLNTTDIGELTTTQVANLAPTQLALISATNISALDAAQTAALTTAQIKGLTVDQVKGLSTTDIGDLADTQVAALTAPQVGALSAGQAGTLSTTQIAQMAATQVGALSTTAFSALDAIQVGSLNATQVKGIVASQLAALSSTDVGQFIDTQIAALSILQLAAMSPTNISALDATQTAALTTTQVKGLTASQLKGLSVTDVGDLAASQLAALTSTQLGALGTTVIDAMSTTQIGQLQATQISGLTATQLDYLSTTNIAALTTTQANALTTAQVQSLSDAQISAYLTVS; translated from the coding sequence ATGTCGATCTCGAGCCTTTCTGCAGCGCAGATCTCGAACCTCTCGGTCACGGCGATCCAGGGGCTGTCCACGACGGACATCCAGTCGCTCAACGGCTCGCAGATCGCCGCGATCAGCGCGACGGGGATCGGCGCGCTCGCCGACACCCAGGTCGCCGCGCTCAGCACGACCCAGGTCAAGGCTCTCACGACAACCCAGATCCCGAAGTTCGCGACTTCGGTGGTCTTCGACGTCACCCAGCTGACGCAGCTCTCGACCAACCAGGTTTCGGCGCTCACCTCGACCCAGCTGGCGGCCCTCGACACCTCGCACATCGCCAGCCTCGGCTCGACCCAGATCGGCGCCCTCTCGGCGACCAACTTCTCGGGCCTGGTCGGCACCCAGATCGCCGCGCTTAGCCAGGACCAGATCAAGGGCGTCAGCGTCGTCCAGGCCAAGAGCCTGAGCGTCGGCGACATCGGCGAGCTGGTGGGCACCCAGATCGCCGCCCTTGGCGTCGATCGCGTCGCGGCGCTGTCGACGACCAACGTGTCGGCGCTGGACGCCACCCAGATGGGGTCGGTGACCACCACCCAGGTCGCCGGCCTGACGGCGGCGCAGATCAAGGGCCTGACCACCACTGACGTCGGCGAGATGTCGACGACGCAGGTCGGCGCTCTGTCGGCCGCTCAACTCGGCGCGCTGACCACGGGCGCGTTCTCTGCCCTGGCGGCCACCCAGATGGCCGTGCTGACGGCGACGCAGCTCAAGGGCGTCACCAACGACCAGATCAAGGCCATGACGGGCACCGACATCGGTGAGCTGTCCTCGACCCAGGTCGGCGGCCTCAGCGCTGGTCAGCTCGGCGCCCTGACCACGGGTCAGGCCGCGACGCTGTCGACCGACCAGATCGCGATCCTGGCCTCGACCCAGATCGCGGCCCTGTCGACCTCCGCCCTCTCGGCCCTGGATGCGACCCAGGTCGGCGGGCTGAACGAAAATCAGATCAAGGGCCTGACGGTCCAGCAGATGTCCGCCCTGAGTGTCAGCGACGTCGGCGAGCTGAGCTCCACGCAGGTCGGGTACCTGAGCGCGACCCAGCTGGGCGCGCTGACCACGGGCGCGTTCTCGGCCCTGGACGCCACGCAGGTGGCGGCCCTGTCGACGAGCCAGATCAAGGGTCTGACGGCCAACCAGCTGAAGGCCCTGACGACCACCGATATCGGCGAGCTGACGACGACCCAGATCGGCTCCCTGGCGACCAGCCAGTTGGCCGCCATCACCTCCACCAACATCTCGGCCCTGGCCGACACCCAGGTGGCGGCGCTGACGACGACCCAGATCAAGGGTCTGACGGCCGACCAGCTGAAGGGTCTGAGCGTCACGGACGTCGGCGAGCTGTCCACGACCCAGGTCGAGGCCCTGCTGCCCAGCCAGGTGGGTTCGCTGACGGCGGCCGCGTTCTCGGCCTTGGCCGATACCCAGGTCGCCAGGCTGAACAGCAGCCAGATCGCCGGCATCAGCGCGACCCAGATCCGCGGCATGACGGTCACCGACATCGGTGAACTGTCGTCGACCCAGATCGGCGGCCTGACGAGCGCTCAACTGGGCGTGCTGGCCACCACCCAAGCGCAGGCGCTGACGACCACCCAGATCGGCGGCCTCACCTCGACCCAGCTGGGCGCGGTCAGCACGACCAACCTGACGCTCATGGACGCCACGCAACTGGGCGCCCTGTCGACGACGCAGCTGAAGGGCCTGACCGCCCAGCAGGTGGGCGCCCTGACGGTGACCAATGTCGGCAATCTGGCCGACACCCAGATCGGCGGCCTCTCGTCGACCCAGCTGGGCGCGATCTCGACGACCAGCTTCTCGTCGTTGAACGCCACCCAGGTCGCGCTGATCAACGAGACCCAGATCAAGGGCCTGACCGCCAATCAGATCAAGGCGCTGACGACCACCGATGTCGGCGAACTGTCGACCACCCAGGTCGCCTCCCTGACGACCGCCCAGCTGGGCGCGATGTCCACGACCAACCTTTCGGCGCTCAACGCCAACCAGATGGCCGCCCTGACCGAGACCCAGGTAAAGGGTCTGACGGCCGATCAGCTGAAGAACCTGACGACCACCGACATCGGCGAACTGACCACCACCCAGGTCAAGGCGCTGAGCGCCGACCAGATCAAGAACCTGAGCACGGCCGCCGTCTCGGCGATGGTCGACACCCAGGTCGCGGTGCTGAGCAGCACGCAGGTGAGGGGTCTGTCCGCGGCCCAGCTGCAGGCCATGACGGCCAGCGACATCGCCGAGCTGGCCGACACGCAGATCGGCGCCCTGGCGACCTCGCAGCTGTCGGCTCTGAACCTTACCAACGTGAAGAGCCTTTCGACGGCTCAATTGGGCCAGCTGACCGCTACCCAGGTTGGCTCGCTGTCAGCGACGAACTTCGCGGCCCTGGACGCCACGCAGGTCGGCTCGCTGACCGAGAGCCAGGTGAAAGGCCTGACCAGCGCCCAGTTGGCGGCCTTGACGGCCTCCGACATCGGCGAGCTGGCCACGACCCAGATCAGCGCCCTGAGCGCGGCCCAGGTCGGCTCCCTGACGGCGACGGCTTTCACCGCGCTGAACGCGAACCAGACGGCGGCCCTGACGACCACGCAGATGAAGGGGATTACCGCTTCGCAGCTGAAGGCTCTGTCGACGACCGACATCGGCGACCTGGCCGACACCCAGATCGGCGCCCTGACGGCGACCCAGCTGGGCTCCATGACCTCGACGGGTTTCTCGGCCCTGAGCGCCACCCAGATGGCGCAGATCTCGACGGGCCAGATCAAGGGCCTCACGGCTGATCAGCTGAAGAACCTGACCGTCACCGACATCGGCGAACTGTCGACCACGCAGGTCTCGGCCCTGACGGCGGACCAGATCAAGAACCTCTCGGCGGCCAGCATCTCGGCCCTGGTCGACACCCAGATCGCCATCCTGGTCAACACGCAGATCCAGGCGCTGAACACGACCCAGCTGAAGGGCCTTTCGGTCTCCGACATCGACGAGCTGTCGGCGACCCAGGTCGGTGCGCTGTCGGCCGCCCAACTGACCGCCCTGGCCTCGACCCAGGTTCAGGAGCTTTCGACCACGCAGCTGGGCGCCCTTACCGGCACGCAGGTGGGCGCGATCACGGCGACCAATTTCAGCCTGCTCGACGCCACCCAGATGGGTTCCCTGACCTCGACCCAGCTGAAGGGCCTGACCACCGCCCAGGTGGCGGCGCTGACGACCACCAACGTGGCCGCCCTTGCCGATACGCAGGTCCAGGCGCTGAGCGCGAGCCAACTGGGCGCCATGGCCGCGACCAGCTTCTCCGCGCTGAATTCGGCCCAGGTCGCGCTGATCAACGAGACCCAGATCAAGGGCCTGACGACCGCCCAGGTGAAGGGTCTGTCTGTCACCGACATCGGCGAGCTGAACACGACGCAGCTGTCGGCCCTGTCGACCGTCCAGATCGGCGCGCTGTCGGCGACCAACTTCTCGGCCCTGGCCGACACCCAGGTCGCGGCGCTTACGGCGACCCAGATGAAGGGCCTGACCGCCACCCAGATCGGCGGTCTGTCCCTCACCGACGTGGGCGAACTGTCCGCGACCCAGATCGGCGCCTTGGGCGCTGACCAGATCAAGAACCTGGCGCCGGCCAATCTCTCGGCCCTCGACGCCACGCAGACCGCGGCCCTGACGGCGACCCAGATGAAGGGTCTGACCAACACCCAGATCGCCGGTCTGAATGTCACAGACATCGGCGAGCTGAACGAGACGCAGATCGGCGCACTGTCGACCGGCCAGATCTCGGCGCTGAACGTCGCGGACCTTTCGACCACCCAGATCTCGGGCCTCAGCGCCTCGGTGATCGGGGCGCTGGGCGCGACCAAGTTCGCCGCCTGGGACGCCACCCAGGTCAGCGCGCTGAACGACACCCAGATCAAGGGCCTGACCGCCTCGCAGCTGGTGGCCTTGAGCTCGACGGATATCGCCGAGTTCTCCACCACCCAGGTCAAGGCCCTGACGCCGACCCAGCTGGGCGCGCTCTCGGTCACGGGTTTCTCGGCCCTGGACGCCACCCAGGTCGGCGTGCTGTCGACCACCCAGATCAAGGGCGTCTCGGCCTCGCAGCTCAAGGCGCTGACGATCTCCGACGTCGGTGAGCTGTCGACCACCCAGGTCAACGCGCTCTCGGCGGCGCAGGTCGGCGCGCTGACGGCCACCGGCTTCTCGGCCTTGGACGCCAATCAGATGGCGGCCCTGACGACGACCCAGATCAAGGGCCTAACGGCCGACCAGCTGAAGGCCCTGACGACCACCGACGTCGGCGAACTGCTGACGACTCAGATCCAGGCCCTGTCGGCCGACCAGGTGAAAAACCTCTCGGCGGCCAGCATCTCGGCCCTGGCCGACACCCAGGTCGCGGTTCTGGCCAACACCCAGATCCAGGCGCTGAGCGCCACCCAGCTGAAGGGCCTGTCGGTCACGGACATCGACGAGCTGTCGTCGACCCAGATCGGCGCGCTTTCGGCTCTGCAGATCGGCGCCCTGGCCGACACCCAGGTGCATGAGCTGTCGACGACCCAGCTTTCGGGTCTGACCGCCAGCCAGGTCGGCGCGCTCAGCAACACCGCCTTCCTGGCCCTGGACGGCACCCAGGTGCAGAGCCTGACCGCGACCCAGATCAAGGGGCTGACGGCCACCCAGCTCAAGGCCTTGGACAGCGTCAACACCTACGAGTTCTCGACTGCGGTGGCCAATCTGTCCACCTCGCAGATCGGGTCGTTGACCACCACTACCCTCAATGCTCTGGACTCGACCCAGGTCGCCGCCCTGACAACCACCCAGATGGCGGGTCTGACCGGCACGCAGGCAAATGGTCTGTCCGGCGGCTTCCTGTACTATATCGACGCAACCCAGGCGGGCTCCCTGTCGACTAACCTGCTGTCGGCGCTGTCGGCGAACTTGCTGGAGAGCCTTGACGAGACCAAGACCCAAGCCTTCACGGCGACCCAGCTTAAAGCGCTGACGGTCTCTCAGATGGGCGCTGTCTCCGGCAACCTGCTGAACGAGCTGACCGGCACGCAGCTGAGCAATCTGACGACGGCGCAGATAGGCGCGATCAACGCGACCAATATCGCTTCGCTCGACGCAACGGCGATGCAGTCGCTGACCACCAGCCAGATCGGCGCGATCAAGAAGGAAGCGATCAGCAACTTCGCCAACCAGTTTTATAACTACCTGCAAGCCAGCCAGATCCCTGGTCTGACGACTGCTCAGATCGGCGCGCTGCCGCAAGGCATTCTGGCTACTTTCAACGAGACCAAACTCGCCGCGCTGTCTTCCTCTCAGGTCGGCGCCCTGTCGGCGACCAACCTCAAGGCGCTGAACCCCACCCAGACCGCAGCCCTTACGACAACCCAGGTCAAGGGTCTGGCGGCGACGCAGATCTCTGGAATGGGCCTCGACGCGACGGAGCTGAGCGAAACGGCCATCGGCGCGCTTAGCGGGACCCAGCTCAGCGGCTTCGAGTTCACCGCGCTGAACAATCTGGACGCCACCCACTTCGCCGCGATCACCTCGACCCAGGTCAAGGGTTTGACTGCCACCCAGATCAAGGGCTTGGCCCCGATCGGTGCGCTTCCCCTGCTGAGCGAAACACAGATTCAGGGGCTCTCTGCCCTGCAGGTCGGCGCTTTCAGCACCACGAGCTTCTCGCAGCTGGAACCAACCCAGTTCGCGGCGCTTAACGCTACCCAGATCAAGGGCATTGCGCCTAGCCAGCTGCAGAGCTTAACGGTCTTCGACATCGATAAGTTCTCGACCACCCAGATCCAGGCGCTGACTGCGGATCAGCTGAAGCAGTTGTCGGCCACCAACATCTCGGCGCTGTCCAGCACCCAGGTCGGGGCTTTGGTCAACACCCAGCTCCAGGCGCTGAACACGACCCAGCTGAAGGGTCTGTCGGTCACCGACATCGATGAGCTGTCGGCGACCCAGATCGGCCAGCTCGCGGCCGCCCAGATCACCGCCCTGGTCCCGAGCCAGCTGCAGGAACTGTCGACCACCCAGATCGGCGGCCTGACGTCGACCCAACTGGGCGCGATCTCTGCGACCAACGTCTCCCTGATGAGCGACACCCAGCTCGGCGCGCTGACGACGACCCAGATCAAGGGCCTGACCGCGCAGCAGATGGGCGGTCTGACCACCGGCAACATCGCCGCCCTGGCCGACACCCAGGTGGAAGCGCTAAGCTCGACCCAACTGGGCGGCATGACGCCCACCGGCTTCTCCAGCCTAAACGTCACCCAGATGGCGAAGCTGAGCCCGGTGCAGCTGAAGGGGCTGACGGCCGCACAGGTCAAGGGCTTGACCGTGACCGACATCGGCGAGCTTTCGACCACTCAGGTCAGCGCGCTGTCGGCGGCCCAGATCGGCGCCCTGACCGCCACCGCCTTCTCGGCCCTGGTCGACACCCAGGTGGCCGCGCTGACGACGACCCAGATCAAGGGTCTGACGGCCGACCAACTGAAGGGCCTGAACACCACCGACATCGGTGAGCTGACGACGACCCAGGTCGCCAACCTGGCCCCGACCCAGCTGGCGCTGATCTCGGCGACCAACATCTCGGCCCTGGACGCCGCCCAGACCGCCGCGCTGACGACGGCCCAGATCAAGGGCCTGACCGTTGATCAGGTGAAGGGTTTGTCGACGACCGATATCGGCGACTTGGCCGATACCCAGGTCGCCGCCCTGACCGCGCCTCAGGTCGGCGCCTTGAGCGCGGGCCAGGCCGGGACGCTGTCGACCACCCAAATCGCTCAGATGGCCGCCACCCAGGTCGGCGCCCTGTCGACCACGGCCTTCTCGGCCCTGGACGCCATTCAGGTCGGCTCTCTGAACGCCACCCAGGTGAAGGGCATCGTCGCGAGCCAGCTGGCGGCCTTGAGCTCGACCGATGTCGGCCAGTTCATCGACACCCAGATCGCGGCGCTGAGCATCCTGCAACTGGCGGCGATGTCGCCGACCAACATCTCGGCCCTGGACGCGACCCAGACCGCGGCTTTGACCACGACCCAGGTGAAGGGGCTGACAGCTTCGCAGCTGAAGGGCCTGTCGGTGACCGACGTGGGCGATCTGGCGGCCTCGCAGCTGGCGGCCCTGACGAGCACCCAGCTCGGGGCCCTGGGTACGACGGTGATCGACGCGATGAGCACGACCCAGATCGGTCAGTTGCAAGCCACGCAGATCTCCGGTTTGACCGCCACCCAGCTAGACTATCTGTCGACCACCAACATCGCGGCGCTGACCACGACCCAGGCCAACGCCCTGACGACCGCCCAGGTGCAGAGCCTGAGCGACGCCCAGATCTCGGCCTATCTGACCGTGAGCTGA
- a CDS encoding N-acetylglucosamine transferase gives MADVTLNLLSTLTAEGCSLGDLITLASDLGAGGQPALADQAYKIWIKFNAEHPQLSVALFNRAVLQAALGDNPGAAASLEQAIKINPDFLPAYVNLGGIQERAGLAELAVATWEAGANRQVVISGVGAGYAFTCLKQIARLLGDMHQSARAELALQRAAELDPTAMDVIGQLVATRLSQCKWPALQPTERVTRETLLEGVNPLSIAAYTDDPLLLLAAGANFVEREAKVTPEQVRVDRSDAPIDIAGRRPRIGYISSDLRDHAVGYLMAELFEVHDKSKVEVFAYYCGPESSDGLNTRIRAAVEHFTDIRPLSDDEAAQRIVDDGIDILVDVNGHTRDARTSVFARRPAPILVNWLGYPGTMGSDYHHYIIADPWIIPPEMELYYSEAVRRIPCYQPNDRRRKVEETVPTRAETGLPEDAFVFCCFNGTQKITPHVFDRWMDILKRTPGSVLWLLDSNPETNARLRDAAEARGVDRTRLVFAQKLQNAFHLARYRLADLFLDTTPYGAHTTASDALWMAVPVLTWSGRCFASRVCGSLVRSAGLPELVVDSAQAYVEKAVELGADRAQAQALRATLEANRDSCVLFNMDLLTGKLEDLYFEMIAEHQAGQTPRPNLTNLESYFRIGLSLDRDDREMQTELDLHGLYRQELARRDRVKAIPSDGRLWEGGAS, from the coding sequence ATGGCCGACGTTACGCTGAACCTCCTCAGTACGCTGACCGCCGAAGGGTGCTCGCTGGGCGACCTGATCACCCTTGCGTCCGACCTTGGGGCAGGGGGGCAGCCCGCCCTCGCCGACCAGGCCTACAAGATCTGGATCAAGTTCAACGCCGAGCATCCGCAGCTGTCGGTGGCGCTGTTCAACCGCGCGGTCCTGCAGGCGGCTCTGGGCGACAACCCGGGCGCGGCGGCCTCTCTGGAACAGGCCATCAAGATCAATCCCGACTTCCTGCCGGCCTATGTGAACCTGGGCGGCATCCAGGAGCGGGCCGGTCTGGCCGAGCTGGCCGTCGCCACCTGGGAGGCGGGCGCCAACCGCCAGGTCGTGATCAGCGGCGTCGGCGCCGGCTACGCCTTCACCTGCCTCAAGCAGATCGCGCGCCTGCTGGGCGACATGCATCAGTCGGCCCGCGCTGAACTGGCCCTGCAGCGCGCGGCCGAACTGGACCCTACGGCCATGGACGTGATCGGCCAGCTGGTCGCCACGCGCCTGTCGCAGTGCAAGTGGCCGGCCCTGCAGCCGACTGAGCGCGTAACCCGCGAGACCCTGCTGGAAGGGGTCAATCCGCTTTCGATCGCCGCCTATACGGACGACCCGTTGCTGCTGCTGGCCGCCGGCGCCAACTTCGTCGAGCGCGAGGCCAAGGTTACGCCCGAGCAAGTCCGGGTGGATCGCAGCGACGCCCCGATCGACATCGCCGGCCGTCGTCCGCGCATCGGCTACATCTCCTCAGATCTGCGCGACCACGCCGTCGGCTACCTGATGGCCGAGCTGTTCGAGGTCCACGACAAGTCCAAGGTCGAGGTGTTCGCCTACTATTGCGGTCCGGAGTCCAGCGATGGCCTGAACACCCGCATCCGCGCGGCGGTGGAGCACTTCACCGACATTCGCCCCCTGTCGGACGACGAAGCCGCCCAACGCATCGTCGACGACGGCATCGACATCCTGGTCGACGTCAACGGCCACACCCGCGACGCCCGCACCTCGGTCTTCGCCCGCCGTCCGGCGCCGATCCTCGTCAACTGGCTGGGCTATCCCGGCACGATGGGCAGCGACTACCATCACTACATCATCGCCGATCCGTGGATCATCCCGCCGGAGATGGAGCTCTACTACTCCGAGGCCGTGCGCCGGATCCCCTGCTACCAGCCCAACGACCGGCGCCGGAAGGTGGAGGAGACCGTCCCGACCCGCGCCGAGACCGGCCTGCCCGAAGACGCCTTCGTGTTCTGCTGCTTCAACGGCACGCAGAAGATCACGCCGCACGTCTTCGACCGGTGGATGGACATCCTCAAGCGCACGCCGGGCAGTGTGCTGTGGCTGCTGGACAGCAATCCCGAGACCAACGCCCGCCTGCGCGACGCGGCCGAGGCGCGGGGCGTGGATCGCACCCGCCTGGTCTTCGCCCAGAAGCTTCAGAACGCCTTCCACCTGGCTCGCTATCGCCTGGCCGATCTGTTCCTGGACACCACGCCCTATGGCGCCCACACGACGGCCTCGGACGCGCTGTGGATGGCCGTGCCGGTCCTGACCTGGTCGGGCCGCTGCTTCGCCTCGCGGGTCTGCGGCAGCCTGGTGCGCAGCGCCGGCCTGCCCGAACTGGTCGTCGACAGCGCGCAGGCCTATGTCGAGAAGGCCGTCGAGCTCGGCGCCGACCGCGCCCAGGCCCAGGCTCTGCGCGCCACGCTGGAGGCCAACCGCGACAGCTGTGTGTTGTTCAACATGGACCTCCTGACCGGCAAGCTGGAAGACCTGTACTTCGAGATGATCGCCGAGCATCAGGCCGGCCAAACACCGCGACCCAACCTGACCAATCTCGAGAGCTACTTCCGCATCGGGCTCTCGCTGGACCGGGACGATCGCGAGATGCAGACCGAGCTGGACCTGCACGGCCTCTATCGCCAGGAGCTGGCGCGGCGCGATCGGGTCAAGGCCATCCCCTCCGACGGCCGGCTTTGGGAAGGCGGCGCTTCGTGA